In one window of Vanessa atalanta chromosome 10, ilVanAtal1.2, whole genome shotgun sequence DNA:
- the LOC125066751 gene encoding crossover junction endonuclease MUS81 yields MSLVEGKRITFKRARPNPLFQDWLEELFEQAHKKKSKYESILKEALDSISKYPLPLQSGAECAILKGFDKRLCLFLDKRLEEYKLLNKVTSNSSPNGINISNSPPPKICAVTSLSSPIEENRSSEVHSSAVNPNPKHRKNKIIYKPAFRSGGYAILMGLLDHTTCRSTQSLQKDELINIAQKYCEESFTRPKPETFYTAWSNMSRLISKGLVKKTGSRKSQYSLTDLGISVANELFLDTQNMPTVNDIIFNDKSLGTASQNVENEVIVLEENSSKTDIFENISLIKNNFIDEQSADLDQQLIVMDAGTFDIILLIDKNETSGFSKKNDPTVAQFNKFPDLKHEYRSLKVGDFTWVARHKTSNEELVLPYVVERKRMDDLGASIKDGRFHEQKFRLRKCGLKHVIYMVESYGKNKYVGLPVQTLMQGLANTRVQDDFKVHVTDSLTHSTRFLAMMTLRLTFEFKNKRLKGHNKESCNDILMTFEFFNKSSIKNKPLSVTDTFIKLILQLKGVSVEKALAITNVYKTPIALIKAYELCTEKEGEILLANLKCGLTTRNVGPSVSKTIYQFFKFKNIS; encoded by the exons atgaGTCTTGTAGAGGGCAAAAGAATTACTTTTAAGAGAGCAAGACCAAATCCTTTGTTTCAGGATTGGCTAGAGGAATTATTCGAACaagcacataaaaaaaagagtaaatatgAAAGCATCCTGAAGGAAGCTTTGGATTCTATATCAAAATATCCATTGCCTTTACAATCTGGAGCCGAGTGTGCTATACTGAAAGGATTTGATAAACGTCTATGCCTATTCCTTGATAAACGATtggaagaatataaattattaaataaagtgacATCTAACTCCTCCCCAAATGGAATTAATATTTCCAATTCACCACCTCCAAAAATTTGTGCAGTAACTTCTCTTTCTTCACCTATAGAAGAGAATAGATCTTCTGAAGTACACTCCAGTGCTGTTAATCCCAATCCAAAacacagaaaaaataaaattatatacaaaccaGCTTTTCGTTCCGGTGGTTATGCTATCTTGATGGGTCTATTAGATCATACAACATGTAGGAGTACACAGTCACTACAAAAAGATGAACTGATTAACATAGCACAAAAATATTGTGAAGAATCTTTTACCAGACCAAAACCAGAAACTTTCTATACTGCATGGTCAAATATGAGCAGATTAATATCTAAAGGCTTAGTAAAAAAAACTGGGAGTAGAAAATCTCAATACTCTTTAACAGATTTGGGTATTTCTGTagctaatgaacttttcttAGACACTCAGAATATGCCAACtgttaatgatataatttttaatgataaatcatTAGGTACTGCATCCCAGAATGTAGAAAATGAAGTAATTGTGCTTGAAGAGAATAGTTCTAAAAcagatattttcgaaaatatatctttaataaaaaacaatttcatagaTGAGCAAAGTGCAGACTTAGACCAACAATTAATAGTAATGGATGCTGGAACTTTTGATATCATACTATTAATTGACAAGAACGAAACTAGTGG GTTTTCCAAAAAGAATGACCCTACAGTGGCACAGTTTAACAAATTCCCCGATTTGAAACATGAATACCGAAGTTTAAAAGTTGGAGATTTTACCTGGGTGGCTCGTCATAAAACCAGTAATGAAGAGTTAGTTCTTCCATATGTTGTGGAAAGAAAGCGAATGGATGATTTAGGTGCCAGTATTAAGGATGGAAGGTTCCATGAGCAAAAATTTAGACTGAGAAAGTGTGGATTAAAGCATGTTATATATATGGTGGAAAGTTAtggaaaaaacaaatatgtgGGTTTACCTGTACAAACTTTGATGCAGGGTTTAGCGAATACCAGAGTACAAGATGACTTTAAGGTCCATGTAACTGACTCTCTGACTCATTCAACTAGATTTTTAGCGATGATGACTTTAAGattaacatttgaatttaag aacAAAAGATTAAAAGGACATAACAAAGAATCATGTAATGATATACTTATGACATTTGAGTTCTTCAATAAgtcttcaataaaaaataaaccactcTCAGTAAcagatacatttataaaactaattcttCAGCTAAAAGGTGTCTCAGTTGAAAAGGCCTTAGCGATTACTAATGTGTATAAAACTCCTATAGCTCTGATAAAGGCATATGAACTTTGCACAGAGAAGGAGGGAGAAATATTATTGGCCAACTTAAAATGTGGACTAACAACCCGGAATGTAGGGCCTAGTGTAAGCAAAACTATATAccaattctttaaatttaaaaatattagctaA
- the LOC125066800 gene encoding RNA polymerase-associated protein CTR9 homolog, which produces MSLEIPLMSTDEVIELDPEQLPSGDEVLSILQQERSQLNVWINVALAYYKQKKINDFLKILEASRVDANIDYREFERDQMRALDMLAAYYVQEANKEKSKDKKKELFTKATLLYTMADKIIMYDQNHLLGRAYFCLLEGDKMGQADTQFNFVLNQSPNNVPSLLGKACIAFNRKDYRGALAFYKKALRTNPNSPAALRLGMGHCFMKLNNQEKARMAFERALQLDPQCVGALVGLSILKLNLQESESNKMAVIMLSKAYAIDLKNPMVLNHLANHFFFKKDYNKVQHLALHAFHNTENEAMRAESCHHLARAFHAQGDCVQAFQYYYQATQFAPPNFVLPHYGLGQMYIYRGDTENAAQCFEKVLKAQPGNYETMKILGSLYANSPSQLQRDIARQHLKKVTEQFPDDVEAWIELAQILEQNDLQGSLNAYSTAMKILKEKVNADIPAEILNNVAALHYRLGNLPEAKKYLEEALEREKVDAETLDAQYYNSIAVTTMYNLARLNEALCVYNKAEKLYKDILKEHPNYIDCYLRLGCMARDKGQIYEASDWFKEALKVNIEHPVTWSLLGNLHLAQQEWGPGQKKFERILQNSSTSNDAYSLIALGNVWLQTLHQPCREKDKEKRHQERALAMYKQVLKNDPKNIWAANGIGCVLAHKGCINEARDIFAQVREATADFPDVWMNIAHIYVEQKQYINAIQMYENCIRKFRMQHDVEWLTWLARAQTLAGRARAARSALLRARRVAPHDVALLHNTALALRRLAAHVLKDERSELRVVLRAVHELHVSHRYFQRLSASAAGAAGATEAEGAERRGAEATAAAGEARTCADLLSQAQWHVARARRQHQEELTLRDRQREQREAFRRQQEEERKRREEEQAKSTVEMSQKRQEYKEKTKNALLFADMPTESKSKGRGRRRDEYVSDSGSEPDRPREEGGEPKQRKRKREGGEGKGRSRKRRDARASASDSDAPRKRPRKKGEKGIGRREKAKMAEEKPSTKQRAKIVSKETISTSESDSDNERKSRSRSRSGSRSRSGSRSPPATKGRKRIMSASDSDRSRSKSRSKSRSRSRSAKSRSRSKSRSRSKSRSRSKSGSRSKSRSRSKSRSKSRSKSRSKSRSRSKSGSRSKSPSRSRSRSKSRSRSKSKSASRSRSRSKSGSRSRSGSRSHSGSRSRSGSRNSRPATPESRKSVSASEDEA; this is translated from the exons ATGTCGCTCGAAATACCGTTAATGAGCACCGATGAG GTGATAGAGCTAGATCCGGAACAACTCCCTTCTGGAGATGAAGTGCTCAGTATTTTACAACAAGAAAGATCCCAACTCAATGTCTGGATCAATGTTGCG cTTGCGTATTACAAACAAAAGAAGATCAatgattttcttaaaatattggaAGCGTCTCGTGTGGATGCCAATATTGACTATAGAGAGTTTGAGAGGGATCAAATGCGTGCCCTCGATATGTTGGCTGCATATTATGTCCAAGAAGCGAATAAAGAGAAGTCAAAGGACAAGAAAAAAGAGTTATTTACAAAAGCAACACTGCTTTATACAATGGCagacaaaattattatgtatgacCAG aaccATCTCCTTGGTCGGGCTTACTTTTGTCTTCTTGAAGGTGACAAAATGGGGCAGGCTGACACTCAGTTTAATTTTGTACTGAACCAGTCTCCTAACAATGTGCCATCATTACTCGGCAAAGCCTGTATTGCATTCAATAGAAAGGACTACAGAGGAGCTTTAGCATTCTATAAGAAGGCGCTCAGAACAAATCCAAATAGTCCAGCAGCATTACGTCTTGGAATGGGACATTGTTTTATGAAGTTGAATAACCAGGAGAAAGctag AATGGCTTTTGAAAGAGCCCTACAACTGGATCCTCAGTGTGTTGGGGCATTAGTAGGACTTTCTATTTTGAAACTAAACTTACAAGAAAGTGAATCTAATAAAATGGCTGTCATCATGTTGTCAAAGGCTTATGCTATTGACCTTAAGAACCCAATGGTGCTTAACCATTTAGCTAACCActtcttttttaaaaag GATTACAACAAAGTGCAACATCTAGCTCTTCATGCCTTTCACAATACTGAAAATGAAGCAATGCGAGCAGAGAGTTGCCACCATTTAGCGAGAGCGTTTCACGCTCAAGGCGACTGTGTACAGGCTTTCCAGTATTACTACCAGGCAACTCAGTTTGCTCCACCAAACTTTGTGCTGCCGCACTACGGCTTAGgacaaatgtatatatacagAGGGGACACTGAAAAT gCTGCCCAGTGTTTTGAGAAAGTTCTTAAAGCTCAACCAGGAAATTATGAAACTATGAAGATCCTAGGATCCCTGTATGCAAATTCTCCATCACAACTACAAAGAGATATTGCTCGACAACATTTGAAGAAGGTTACTGAACAGTTTCCAGATGATGTAGAAGCTTGGATTGAATTGGCTCAAATATTGGAACAGAATGACTTGcag GGCTCTTTAAATGCATACTCAACTGCAATGAAGATTCTCAAAGAGAAGGTAAATGCGGACATTCCAGCTGAAATATTGAACAATGTCGCAGCACTACACTATAGACTTGGAAATTTACCCgaagcaaaaaaatatctcgaagAAGCCTTAGagag AGAAAAAGTTGATGCAGAAACCTTGGATGCACAGTACTATAATTCAATTGCAGTCACAACTATGTACAATCTAGCAAGACTCAATGAAGCACTTTGCGTGTATAATAAAGCTGAAAAATTATACAAGGACATTTTAAAGGAACATCCTAACTATATAGACTGTTATTTAAG attGGGCTGTATGGCTCGTGACAAGGGACAAATCTATGAAGCTTCCGATTGGTTCAAAGAAGCTCTTAAAGTTAACATAGAACATCCGGTAACCTGGTCTCTTCTGGGTAATTTGCATTTAGCTCAACAGGAGTGGGGACCGGGACAAAAGAAATTCGAAAGAATTTTGCAAAATTCTTCCACTTCTAATGATGCCTATTCACTTATTGCTCTTG gaAATGTATGGTTACAAACTCTGCACCAGCCTTGTCGCGAGAAAGACAAAGAGAAGCGACACCAAGAGCGGGCACTGGCTATGTACAAGCAAGTTCTCAAGAATGACCCTAAGAACATTTGGGCGGCTAATGGAATTGGATGTGTTTTGGCACAtaag gGATGCATAAACGAAGCTCGTGACATATTCGCGCAAGTGCGTGAAGCGACAGCCGATTTTCCCGACGTCTGGATGAACATCGCGCACATATACGTCGAGCAGAAGCAGTACATCAATGCCATACAAATG TACGAGAACTGCATCCGCAAGTTCCGCATGCAGCACGACGTGGAGTGGCTGACGTGGCTGGCGCGCGCGCAGACGCTGGCcggccgcgcccgcgccgcgcgctcGGCTCtgctgcgcgcgcgccgcgtGGCGCCGCACGACGTCGCGCTGCTGCACAACACCGCGCTCGCCCTGCGGAGACTCGCCGCGCACGTGCTCAAGGACGAGCGCTCCGAGCTGCGCGTCGTGCTCCGCGCCGTCCACGAGCTGCACGTCTCGCACAG GTACTTCCAGCGCCTATCGGCGAgtgcggcgggcgcggcgggcgcgacGGAGGCGGAGGGCGCGGAGCGGCGCGGGGCGGAGGCGACGGCGGCGGCGGGCGAGGCGCGCACGTGCGCCGACCTGCTGTCGCAGGCGCAGTGGCACgtggcgcgcgcgcggcgccaGCACCAGGAGGAGCTCACGCTGCGCGACCGCCAGCGCGAGCAGCGCGAGGCCTTCCGCCGGCAGCAG GAAGAGGAACGCAAACGCCGAGAAGAGGAACAAGCGAAAAGTACGGTGGAGATGTCACAGAAACGTCAAGAGTACAAAGAGAAGACAAAGAACGCTCTGTTATTCGCCGACATGCCCACTGAGAGCAAGTCTAAGGGACGAGGCAGGCGACGCGACGAATACGTGTCGGATTCTGGTAGCGAGCCCGATAGACCCAGAGAAGAAGG CGGCGAACCGAAGCAGCGCAAGCGCAAACGCGAAGGCGGAGAGGGCAAGGGCCGCTCGCGCAAACGCCGCGACGCGCGCGCCTCCGCCAGCGACAGCGACGCGCCGCGCAAGCGACCGCGCAAGAAG ggCGAGAAAGGTATTGGACGTCGAGAAAAAGCGAAAATGGCTGAAGAGAAACCCAGCACGAAACAACGCGCAAAAATCGTTTCTAAAGAAACGATCTCAACGTCCGAGTCCGACTCGGACAACGAGCGAAAGTCGCGCAGTCGTAGTCGTAGTGGAAGCCGCAGCCGCAGCGGTAGTCGTAGCCCGCCTGCTACTAAAGGCAGGAAAAGAATTATGTCGGCTTCAGATAGTGATAG gtCCCGTTCAAAGAGCCGGTCGAAATCCCGTAGCCGATCACGTTCAGCTAAAAGCCGTTCCAGGTCTAAGAGCCGATCAAGGTCAAAAAGCCGATCTAGGTCAAAAAGCGGATCGAGGTCCAAGAGCCGCTCCAGGTCTAAAAGCCGGTCAAAATCGAGAAGCAAATCTCGATCGAAGAGCCGCTCAAGATCTAAGAGTGGTTCTCGATCCAAGAGTCCATCTCGATCTCGTTCCAG ATCTAAAAGCCGTTCCAGATCTAAGTCCAAGAGCGCTTCGAGGTCTCGTTCGAGATCTAAAAGCGGATCTCGTAGTCGTTCCGGCTCAAGATCACATTCAGGCTCTAGATCCAGATCTGGATCGAGGAACTCCAGACCCGCGACACCTGAATCCAGGAAGTCTGTATCGGCGAGTGAAGATGAAGCTTag
- the LOC125066841 gene encoding solute carrier family 35 member F1-like: MAVVCVVWADVEGAPTDGKNQLVGDMLCLGGSLLYAVMTVLQEIMLESHSCAEYLALLGFIGSVLSCTQTFFLEFGEVLTFNWYELDTIVQLGSYCGVQTVFQILQSFMLRDSGSIILHLSFLSADYYTLIAGMYIFQFKFHALYFLSYLLAMVGVFLFSSRATCPPPAPILPQLIHDSVQSQDNVSMEFTVPTLDCIPLSEGLEPPMSRDTTFTSFLGGPQTNLSNVPNGNVTFGHSNGINNTKEPTQN, translated from the exons ATGGCAGTTGTATGTGTTGTATGGGCTGATGTTGAGGGTGCTCCTACTGatg gTAAAAATCAACTTGTTGGAGATATGCTCTGCTTAGGAGGTTCTCTCCTTTATGCAGTAATGACTGTGCTCCAAGAAATCATGCTCGAATCACATTCATGTGCAGAGTACCTGGCTCTGCTTGGTTTTATTGGTAGTGTTCTCTCTTGCACTCAAACATTTTTCCTGGAGTTCGGAGAAGTATTGACATTCAACTGGTATGAGCTTGATACAATTGTGCAGCTGGGAAGTTACTGTGGGGTGCAGACTGTATTTCAGATATTGCAGAGTTTTATGCTGCGTGATTCTGGCTCTATTATACTGCATCTATCATTTCTATCGGCAGATTATTATACTCTTATTGCTGGAATgtacatatttcaatttaag TTTCACGCGCTGTACTTCCTGTCGTATCTGTTGGCCATGGTGGGCGTGTTCCTGTTCAGTTCGCGAGCTACGTGTCCGCCGCCAGCGCCCATACTTCCTCAACTCATCCATGATTCTGTGCAGTCGCAGGATAATGTTTCCAT ggAGTTCACAGTGCCCACTCTGGACTGCATTCCCCTCTCAGAGGGTCTTGAACCACCCATGAGTAGAGATACAACATTTACATCATTCCTTGGAGGGCCACAGACAAACTTATCTAATGTTCCAAATGGAAATGTCACTTTTGGACACTCAAACGGTATCAACAATACCAAAGAACCAACTCAAAATTAG
- the LOC125066857 gene encoding THO complex subunit 7 homolog, whose protein sequence is MGDEDVIRRRLLIDGDGTGDDRRLNVLLKTLIKWCNSSDEKSEESKSTQYDRMLAQLAQCEFAVTKSQLGSEMMAAELQSYESLSKILENGIEIAKDNIEKSKADLAQAKTVRKNRIEYDVLAKVISEQPDRKETLERLGTLKTELSSLETTKQQLESRLSLRKKQFHVLVTSIHQLQALLDEPDDLESISDDVEMKDIVN, encoded by the exons atgggTGATG AGGATGTAATACGCAGAAGGCTTCTCATAGATGGTGACGGAACAGGAGACGATCGCCGTcttaatgttttgttaaaaacattaataaaatggtGTAACAGTTCAGATGAAAAATCGGAAGAGAG tAAATCAACTCAATATGATAGAATGTTGGCTCAACTTGCTCAATGCGAATTTGCCGTAACAAAATCTCAACTGGGCTCTGAAATGATGGCCGCAGAACTTCAAAGCTACGAATCATTATCGAAAATTCTAGAAAATGGCATAGAAATAGCgaaagacaatatagaaaaaagtAAAGCTGATTTAGCTCAAGCAAAAACGGTGCGAAAGAATCGTATTGAGTATGATGTATTAGCGAAGGTAATAAGTGAACAGCCAGATAGGAAGGAAACCTTGGAGCGTCTCGGCACACTGAAAACAGAATTGAGCAGTCTTGAAACAACAAAACAACAGCTCGAGAGTCGATTGTCGTTGAGAAAGAAACAATTCCACGTGCTTGTTACGTCGATACATCAGTTGCAAGCATTGTTAGACGAACCAGATGATTTGGAATCTATTTCCGACGATGTCGAAATGAAGGACATTGTTAATTGA